In Salinibaculum sp. SYNS191, the genomic window TCGACAACATGATAGCCGTCTCGAACGGCGTCGACATGGACGACCACGCGCTCGTCCAGGAGTCGGTGGGCAACCGGTACCCGGTGACGATGAGCCTCAGCGTCGCCACCGGCCGCGACCCCGTCTCCGCGCTGGGAACCGCGACCGAGCAACTCCAGGAGGCCGGCAGCGCACAGGACCAGCACCGCCGCGAGATTCTCCGGGGGCGGGCCATCGACGAGCAGTTCCGCACGGCCGAGGACGTCCAGATCGCCCACTTCGACGTCAACGACGCCACCGGGAAGTACACCGACGAACTCAACGAGTTCGACACGTTCATCCACATCGAGCAGGGCTACGCCGAACTCATGCGGTACATGCGACAGGCCCACGACTCGCTGTCCTTCTTCGTCGGTGGCGACAACGTCATCGCCGTCTGCCCCGACCTGGACGCACCGGCCTACCGGGACGCCATCGACCACGTCCGGTCGGCCGTCGACGTCGACCTGAAGGTCGGCGTCGGGCGCGGCGAGACGGCGAGCGATGCCGGCATGGACGCAAAGCACGCACTGGAACAGTGTCGGGTCGACGGAACGGACATCGAGATGGCGTTCTGAGACGGGGCGAACGCATCCAACCTAGGCAGTACGGGATATTCGGGTTTAAGCGTACTGGAGGTACCTTTTTGCCGATTGTGTGGCAACAACTCGCACATGAACTCGGAAGTCTCAGTGCGGGAGTTAGTCAACCGCGAATACGTCGGCGTCAGTGAGTCGGACGACCTCATCGAAACGGTCGAAGTACTCCTGCGTGAGGACGCGGACACCGCCGTCGTGCTGCGCGGCAGCGAACCCGTCGGCG contains:
- a CDS encoding GTP cyclohydrolase III, translated to MTNTQVTHIQIDNYGPWTVTPEPRREVDLQTLQSRLFADLSQLFGNRDAYVFFSRFDNMIAVSNGVDMDDHALVQESVGNRYPVTMSLSVATGRDPVSALGTATEQLQEAGSAQDQHRREILRGRAIDEQFRTAEDVQIAHFDVNDATGKYTDELNEFDTFIHIEQGYAELMRYMRQAHDSLSFFVGGDNVIAVCPDLDAPAYRDAIDHVRSAVDVDLKVGVGRGETASDAGMDAKHALEQCRVDGTDIEMAF